A region of Halalkaliarchaeum desulfuricum DNA encodes the following proteins:
- a CDS encoding TetR/AcrR family transcriptional regulator, with translation MPETVREFDPLKEEIMDATYRALVTHGYGDLTVQSIADEFDKSKSLLYYHYEDKEDLLAEFLEYALQRFRRDVEIEVDEPEAQLHTLVDRLVPADLEEDSYQVQIALLELRSEAPHNERVREQYTRVDRSLQDVIVGILRRGIDEGVFVDVNPEAEAEILVSLLFGIRTRRLTTDEELSVADTRDALEMHLDRLKADGGN, from the coding sequence ATGCCGGAGACGGTCCGGGAGTTCGATCCGCTGAAAGAGGAGATCATGGACGCGACGTACCGGGCGCTGGTCACCCACGGGTACGGCGACCTCACGGTACAATCGATCGCCGACGAGTTCGACAAGAGCAAGTCTCTCCTCTACTACCACTATGAGGACAAGGAGGATCTGCTTGCGGAATTCCTCGAGTATGCGCTCCAACGGTTCCGCCGCGACGTCGAGATTGAAGTGGACGAACCGGAGGCCCAACTCCACACACTAGTGGACAGACTCGTTCCCGCAGACCTGGAGGAGGACTCCTATCAGGTTCAGATCGCGTTGCTCGAACTCCGGAGCGAAGCACCACACAACGAGCGGGTCAGAGAGCAGTACACGCGGGTTGACCGCAGCCTCCAAGACGTTATCGTGGGAATCCTCCGCCGCGGGATCGACGAGGGAGTCTTCGTCGATGTCAACCCGGAAGCGGAGGCTGAGATCCTCGTATCGCTGTTATTCGGGATCCGCACTCGACGCCTGACGACGGACGAGGAGCTCTCGGTCGCGGACACGCGTGACGCGCTTGAGATGCACCTTGATCGACTGAAGGCGGACGGCGGAAACTAA